In Methylomonas sp. ZR1, one DNA window encodes the following:
- the ispF gene encoding 2-C-methyl-D-erythritol 2,4-cyclodiphosphate synthase — MIRVGQGYDVHRFNDGDHIILGGVKIPYEKGLEAHSDGDVVLHALADAVLGAAALGDIGKHFPDTDPEFKGADSRVLLRHVYKIVQEKGYKLVNADVTIIAQAPKMLPHVPAMRANIAADLAVDVDFINVKATTTEKLGFEGRKEGIAVQAVVLIEK; from the coding sequence ATGATCCGAGTCGGCCAAGGCTACGATGTCCACCGTTTCAACGATGGCGACCACATCATTTTGGGTGGCGTGAAAATTCCTTACGAAAAAGGCCTGGAAGCCCATTCCGACGGCGACGTGGTGCTGCATGCACTAGCTGACGCCGTTCTCGGCGCGGCGGCTTTAGGCGACATCGGCAAGCATTTCCCCGATACCGATCCTGAATTTAAAGGCGCCGACAGCCGCGTGTTGCTGCGGCATGTCTATAAAATCGTTCAGGAAAAAGGCTACAAGTTAGTCAACGCCGATGTGACCATTATCGCCCAGGCCCCGAAAATGTTGCCGCACGTGCCGGCCATGCGCGCCAACATCGCCGCCGACTTAGCTGTCGATGTTGATTTCATCAATGTCAAAGCGACCACCACCGAAAAACTGGGCTTCGAAGGCCGTAAGGAAGGTATTGCGGTGCAGGCGGTGGTGTTGATTGAGAAATAA
- the ispD gene encoding 2-C-methyl-D-erythritol 4-phosphate cytidylyltransferase: MNQIAKCWAVVPAAGVGKRMQADRPKQYLPLAGKTVIEHTLSRLLQSGAFQAVAVAISLEDPYWPKLDVSKHPNVITAPGGKERADSVLSALTSLQGQAAEDDWVLVHDAARPCLTASDIHLQIDTLKDDTVGGILALSSHDTLKHVDGDTITATIDRKHVWRALTPQMFKYGMLRDALQRTEGNPAITDEASALELLGFQPKIVEGRPDNIKITRPEDLALAQFYMEQQA, encoded by the coding sequence ATGAATCAAATTGCTAAGTGCTGGGCCGTAGTCCCGGCAGCCGGCGTCGGCAAACGCATGCAAGCCGACCGCCCCAAACAATATCTGCCGTTGGCCGGCAAAACCGTCATCGAACATACCTTAAGCCGTTTGTTGCAATCCGGCGCGTTTCAAGCGGTGGCAGTGGCTATCTCGCTGGAAGACCCGTATTGGCCGAAATTGGACGTGTCCAAGCATCCTAATGTGATTACGGCACCGGGCGGCAAGGAACGGGCCGATTCTGTGCTATCAGCACTGACATCTTTGCAAGGCCAGGCCGCTGAAGATGACTGGGTGTTGGTGCATGACGCCGCCCGGCCTTGTCTGACTGCTTCTGACATTCATCTGCAAATCGATACCCTAAAAGACGATACAGTCGGCGGCATACTGGCGCTGTCTTCACACGACACGCTGAAGCACGTCGACGGCGACACGATTACCGCAACGATTGATCGCAAACATGTCTGGCGAGCATTGACGCCGCAAATGTTCAAATACGGCATGCTGCGCGACGCCTTGCAGCGAACCGAAGGCAATCCGGCCATTACTGACGAAGCTAGTGCGCTGGAGTTGTTGGGTTTCCAGCCGAAAATCGTCGAAGGCCGTCCCGATAACATCAAAATCACCCGGCCGGAAGATCTGGCGCTGGCGCAATTTTATATGGAGCAACAAGCATGA
- the eno gene encoding phosphopyruvate hydratase, producing MARIVDVKAREVLDSRGNPTVEAEVYLASGIVGTAMVPSGASTGEREAIELRDGDKARYLGKGVLKAVNFVNTEIREAVVGMDANNQAALDEKMIALDGTPSKSRIGANAILGVSMAAARAAAQEAGVPLYKFLNKSGEFILPVPMMNIINGGSHADNSVDLQEFMILPVGAPTFREAIRYGAEVFHNLAKVLKSRGLATTVGDEGGFAPNLSSNEEAIEVILEAIEKAGYKAGEDIYLGMDAAASEYFDDGKYVLSAENRSFNSTEMVDFLAAWVDKYPIISIEDGLDENDWDGWKYETEKLGGKIQLVGDDLFVTNPAILKEGIEKGIANSILIKVNQIGTLTETLAAIDMAAAAGYSAVVSHRSGETEDTTIADLVVATGTGQIKTGSLSRSDRVAKYNRLMKIEDELGDKAKYAGRSAFKMLSK from the coding sequence ATGGCAAGAATAGTAGACGTAAAGGCAAGAGAAGTTCTGGATTCACGCGGTAACCCGACTGTTGAAGCCGAAGTGTATTTGGCATCCGGCATCGTCGGTACTGCGATGGTGCCATCCGGCGCCTCCACCGGCGAACGCGAAGCGATTGAGTTGCGCGACGGTGATAAAGCCCGTTATTTGGGCAAAGGTGTGTTGAAAGCGGTTAACTTCGTCAACACCGAAATCCGTGAAGCTGTGGTGGGTATGGATGCCAACAACCAAGCCGCATTGGACGAAAAAATGATTGCCTTGGACGGCACCCCAAGCAAAAGCCGTATTGGCGCAAATGCTATCCTGGGTGTTTCCATGGCGGCTGCCCGTGCTGCGGCGCAAGAAGCTGGCGTACCGCTTTACAAATTCCTGAACAAATCCGGCGAATTCATTCTGCCTGTACCAATGATGAACATCATCAACGGTGGATCGCATGCCGATAACAGCGTGGATTTGCAAGAGTTCATGATTCTGCCTGTCGGCGCGCCAACTTTCCGCGAAGCGATCCGTTACGGCGCCGAAGTATTCCATAACTTGGCTAAAGTATTGAAAAGCCGTGGTTTGGCAACGACTGTCGGTGACGAAGGCGGTTTTGCACCCAACTTGTCTTCCAACGAAGAAGCCATCGAAGTGATCTTGGAAGCGATCGAAAAAGCCGGTTACAAAGCGGGTGAAGACATTTACCTGGGCATGGATGCGGCGGCTTCCGAGTACTTCGACGACGGCAAATATGTGTTGTCTGCGGAAAATCGTAGCTTCAACTCCACCGAAATGGTCGACTTCCTGGCTGCTTGGGTAGATAAATACCCCATCATCTCCATCGAAGACGGTCTGGACGAAAACGACTGGGACGGCTGGAAATATGAAACCGAAAAATTGGGTGGCAAAATTCAATTGGTCGGCGACGATTTGTTCGTGACCAACCCAGCCATCCTGAAAGAAGGTATCGAGAAAGGCATTGCTAACTCCATCCTGATCAAAGTCAACCAAATCGGTACCTTGACCGAAACTTTGGCTGCTATCGACATGGCGGCGGCAGCGGGCTACAGCGCGGTGGTTTCTCACCGTTCCGGCGAAACCGAAGATACCACTATCGCCGACTTGGTGGTCGCCACCGGCACCGGCCAAATCAAAACCGGTTCTTTGAGCCGTTCCGACCGGGTTGCCAAATACAACCGTCTGATGAAAATCGAAGACGAGTTGGGCGACAAAGCCAAATATGCCGGCCGCAGCGCGTTTAAAATGTTGTCCAAATAA
- a CDS encoding diguanylate cyclase — protein MTPKTLGKLPAIFIPVVLFIVFDTVALGLNFWISAKLEKSAVAINLSGRQRMLSQRMTKSLLMLHVAQTDAEKHSAFSEFSDAVDLFDKTLNGFLQGSMTSSGDGKPVYLAATEAPNTQMITVSASQLWTLIHKRLLPVEQGGAGVDVEVLRPALNTLLMHNSQLLGLMNELTTALQQNATKEVFYLRTLQASLLLLALLNFALVCKRLLAQIKQSQGNVQALRNIIDSIETGIVLYGRDESVLSVNKAANQLFGYGDQVLIGKPLKELIVADNARMLGLRRDNSTFVAKINTQTLFEFNDQISLCTITDVSEQERKEKQLMHLAFHDQLTGLPNRGLLIERLRQDLLRAKRDSTFLAVLFLDLDGFKDVNDEMGHDAGDELLQAVARRFEQCCREVDTVARLGGDEFVFVLTSLHSVLAAKQVALNVLKAINQAFLIHGKTVKIGASIGIAMYPTDHFEAELLIKCADDAMYLAKQRGKNQLAFTAESR, from the coding sequence ATGACCCCAAAGACCCTCGGCAAACTTCCGGCGATTTTTATTCCGGTGGTGTTATTCATCGTATTTGATACGGTGGCGCTAGGGCTTAATTTTTGGATTTCCGCAAAGCTGGAAAAAAGCGCGGTGGCTATTAACTTGTCCGGCCGCCAGCGCATGTTGTCGCAGCGCATGACCAAATCTTTGCTGATGTTACATGTTGCGCAAACCGACGCGGAGAAGCACAGCGCTTTTAGCGAATTTTCCGATGCCGTCGATTTGTTCGATAAAACCTTAAACGGATTTTTGCAGGGCAGCATGACCAGTAGCGGTGATGGCAAACCGGTTTATCTGGCTGCCACCGAAGCCCCCAATACGCAAATGATTACGGTCTCGGCGTCCCAGCTTTGGACTTTGATCCACAAACGTTTATTGCCGGTTGAACAAGGTGGTGCAGGGGTTGATGTCGAGGTTTTGCGGCCGGCATTAAATACATTGTTGATGCATAACTCGCAATTGCTGGGTTTGATGAATGAACTTACTACAGCATTGCAGCAGAACGCTACCAAGGAAGTGTTCTACTTGCGTACCTTGCAAGCTAGTCTGTTATTACTGGCGCTGTTGAATTTTGCTCTGGTCTGCAAACGTTTGCTGGCGCAAATCAAGCAATCGCAGGGCAATGTTCAGGCCTTGCGCAATATTATCGATTCCATCGAGACCGGTATCGTTTTGTATGGCCGAGACGAAAGTGTGCTTTCCGTCAATAAGGCCGCCAATCAGTTGTTCGGATATGGCGATCAGGTCTTGATCGGCAAGCCTTTAAAAGAATTGATTGTTGCGGACAATGCTCGAATGCTGGGGCTACGGCGCGACAATTCCACCTTTGTCGCCAAAATCAATACCCAAACCCTGTTCGAGTTTAACGATCAGATTAGTTTGTGCACTATTACCGATGTCAGCGAGCAGGAGCGCAAGGAAAAACAATTAATGCATTTGGCGTTTCATGATCAACTCACCGGTTTGCCGAATCGTGGTTTGTTGATCGAGCGCTTGCGGCAAGACTTGCTGCGCGCCAAGCGCGATTCGACATTTTTGGCAGTACTGTTTTTGGATTTGGACGGTTTCAAGGATGTCAACGATGAAATGGGGCACGATGCCGGCGATGAGTTATTGCAAGCCGTGGCTAGACGTTTTGAACAATGTTGCCGTGAAGTCGATACCGTCGCGCGTTTGGGCGGCGATGAGTTCGTATTCGTGCTAACGTCGCTGCACTCGGTGTTGGCGGCCAAGCAAGTGGCGCTAAATGTGTTGAAAGCGATCAATCAAGCATTTTTAATTCATGGAAAGACTGTCAAAATTGGTGCCAGTATCGGCATTGCCATGTATCCCACCGATCATTTCGAAGCCGAATTGTTGATTAAATGTGCTGACGATGCGATGTATCTGGCAAAGCAACGTGGCAAAAATCAGTTGGCGTTTACTGCCGAATCTCGTTGA
- a CDS encoding CTP synthase produces MTKFIFITGGVVSSLGKGIAASSLAAILEDRGLKVTLTKLDPYINVDPGTMSPFQHGEVFVTEDGAETDLDLGHYERFLKTTMAKKNNFTTGQVYEQVLRNERKGEYLGATVQVIPHITDEIKRRVYASAEGTDVALIEVGGTVGDIESLPFLESIRQMGVELGRDRAVFIHLTLVPYIKSAGEIKTKPTQHSVKELRTIGIQPDILICRSEQPIPASERKKIALFTNVNEKAVISAIDADTIYRIPLLLREQGLDDIVVAQLRLDVPPADLSAWEKVVDGLTHPTDEVNIAIVGKYVDHTDAYKSLNEALIHAGIHTRHKVQITYIDSETIEAEGTAKLKDVDAILVPGGFGERGVEGKISTVRFARENKIPYLGICLGMQSAVIEFARDVVGLEGAHSTEFLPNSPHPIIGLITEWMDEAGQLNVRDEDSDIGGTMRLGAQKCRLKSDSLAFELYQKDVITERHRHRYEFNNQYLKQLEAAGMRFSGKSLDGRLVEIIELPDHPWFLACQFHPEFTSTPRNGHPLFSGFVEAAAKHKKHPLGA; encoded by the coding sequence ATGACAAAATTCATATTCATCACCGGCGGAGTGGTTTCATCCTTGGGAAAAGGGATAGCCGCTTCATCGTTGGCAGCCATCTTGGAAGATCGCGGCCTGAAAGTCACTCTCACCAAACTCGATCCTTACATCAACGTCGATCCCGGCACCATGAGTCCGTTTCAACACGGCGAGGTGTTTGTGACGGAGGATGGCGCGGAAACCGATCTGGATTTAGGCCATTACGAGCGGTTTTTAAAAACCACGATGGCCAAAAAAAACAACTTCACTACCGGCCAGGTCTACGAGCAAGTCTTGCGCAACGAGCGCAAGGGCGAGTATCTGGGCGCGACGGTACAAGTTATTCCGCACATTACCGACGAAATCAAACGCCGCGTCTATGCCAGTGCCGAAGGTACCGATGTGGCCTTGATCGAAGTCGGCGGCACGGTTGGTGACATCGAATCCTTGCCGTTTCTGGAGTCTATCCGGCAAATGGGCGTGGAATTGGGCAGAGACCGGGCGGTATTTATCCACCTGACCTTGGTGCCTTACATCAAGTCGGCCGGCGAGATTAAAACCAAACCGACGCAGCATTCCGTCAAAGAACTGCGCACCATCGGCATCCAGCCGGATATTCTGATTTGCCGTTCCGAGCAGCCGATACCGGCCAGCGAACGCAAAAAAATCGCCTTGTTCACCAATGTCAACGAAAAGGCGGTTATTTCCGCAATCGATGCCGATACCATTTACCGCATCCCTTTATTGCTGCGCGAACAAGGCTTGGACGACATCGTCGTGGCTCAGTTACGCCTCGACGTGCCGCCGGCTGATTTGTCGGCTTGGGAGAAAGTGGTCGATGGCCTGACTCACCCCACCGATGAAGTCAATATTGCCATTGTCGGTAAATATGTCGATCACACCGATGCCTACAAATCCTTGAATGAGGCTTTGATTCACGCTGGGATCCACACCCGTCACAAGGTGCAAATCACTTATATCGATTCCGAAACCATCGAAGCCGAAGGCACCGCAAAGCTGAAAGATGTCGATGCGATTCTGGTGCCGGGCGGTTTTGGCGAGCGTGGCGTGGAAGGCAAGATTTCTACGGTACGCTTCGCCCGCGAAAACAAGATTCCTTACTTGGGAATTTGTTTGGGCATGCAGTCCGCGGTTATCGAGTTTGCTCGCGATGTGGTCGGTTTGGAAGGTGCGCATAGCACCGAGTTTTTGCCGAATAGCCCGCACCCTATCATCGGTTTGATTACCGAATGGATGGATGAAGCCGGGCAGTTAAACGTACGCGACGAAGACTCCGACATCGGCGGCACCATGCGTTTGGGTGCGCAGAAATGCCGCTTAAAATCCGATTCGTTGGCATTCGAGTTGTATCAAAAGGATGTCATCACCGAGCGCCATCGCCATCGTTACGAATTTAACAATCAATATTTGAAGCAATTGGAAGCGGCGGGTATGCGTTTCTCCGGTAAATCGCTGGATGGCCGATTGGTGGAAATTATTGAGCTGCCCGATCATCCGTGGTTTTTGGCCTGCCAATTCCATCCCGAATTCACTTCGACACCGCGCAACGGTCATCCGTTGTTTTCAGGCTTCGTCGAAGCGGCCGCCAAACACAAGAAGCACCCTCTAGGGGCATAA
- the truD gene encoding tRNA pseudouridine(13) synthase TruD: MTEFSLPEWPYAYGSPSGTGAIKTEPDDFIVEEILSFEPEDSGEHIFLHIEKIGENTEYVARQLARHAGVRQHDVSYAGLKDRHGRTRQWFSVWLPGKADPDWSAIETDRLQVLQTVRHARKLKRGVLAGNRFTLLIRNWTGDQELAEKQLLQIKAQGFPNYFGPQRFGHHGQNIDRALAMFAGAKVKREQRSLYLSAARSYLFNLILARRVEHANWQRPLNGDVFKLAGNNSCFTDDSNDNSLSLRVEQGDIHPTGIMWGRGGKTATAEAGAIEGAVIAANASIADGLIAFDLEADRRALRSLPQDMEWQWLDNQLKLSFNLPAGSYATALLREIIGDAPGAGD, from the coding sequence ATGACAGAATTTAGTTTACCCGAATGGCCCTATGCTTACGGCAGCCCGTCTGGTACCGGCGCCATCAAAACCGAGCCCGACGATTTCATCGTCGAAGAAATTTTATCGTTTGAGCCGGAAGATAGTGGCGAGCATATATTCCTGCATATCGAAAAAATCGGCGAAAACACCGAATATGTGGCGCGGCAGTTGGCTCGCCATGCCGGTGTCAGACAACACGATGTCAGCTACGCCGGTCTGAAGGATAGACATGGCCGTACTCGGCAATGGTTCAGCGTTTGGTTGCCGGGTAAGGCCGATCCGGATTGGTCAGCTATCGAAACCGACCGGTTGCAGGTTTTGCAAACGGTTCGGCATGCTCGGAAACTTAAGCGCGGCGTATTGGCCGGCAACCGCTTTACATTGCTGATCCGCAATTGGACAGGCGATCAAGAACTTGCAGAAAAGCAGTTGCTACAAATTAAAGCCCAGGGGTTTCCGAATTACTTCGGCCCGCAGCGTTTCGGACATCACGGTCAAAATATTGATCGCGCATTGGCGATGTTTGCCGGCGCCAAGGTCAAGCGCGAGCAACGATCCCTATATCTATCAGCGGCTAGGTCGTATTTGTTTAATTTGATCTTGGCCCGGCGCGTCGAGCACGCCAATTGGCAACGCCCGCTAAATGGTGATGTGTTCAAACTGGCGGGCAACAATAGTTGTTTTACCGACGACAGCAACGACAATAGTCTGTCGTTACGGGTCGAGCAGGGTGATATTCATCCCACGGGAATCATGTGGGGCCGTGGTGGTAAGACGGCTACGGCTGAGGCCGGAGCGATAGAAGGTGCCGTGATTGCCGCTAACGCATCCATCGCGGACGGCTTGATTGCCTTTGATCTGGAAGCGGATCGCCGTGCCTTGCGCTCATTGCCGCAAGATATGGAGTGGCAGTGGTTGGACAATCAACTCAAGTTGAGCTTCAATTTGCCCGCCGGTAGCTATGCCACCGCCTTGTTACGGGAAATTATCGGTGATGCACCTGGTGCCGGTGATTGA
- a CDS encoding type I secretion system permease/ATPase: protein MPDSGQITGPADSTFDDPLLLALLSVCKLLHIPQTATALVAGLPLVDNKLTPTLFTRAAERAGLTSRLLRRPLQKISNLVLPAVLLLKDGNACVLLAKNAENYTVVLPETESGKKTVSFAELQASYSGSAFFVQLQHRFDGRTGESAVPKVKHWFWDVLYKSWPIYAEVLAASVLINLFALAAPLFFMNVYDRVVPNHALETLWVLTVGVLIVFGFELAMKLLRSYFIDAAGKRADIILSANIFEKLMNIRMEARPPSVGAFANNLSEFESFREFLTSATLVTLIDLPFLFLFLVIIYSVGGSLALIPLAILPLAMLIGIALQAPLKNTINAMFKFGGEKNATLVEALSNLETIKTAGAEGQLQRRWEQNVGEIARLGLKSRFYAGLTVNLTAFLQQLASVLVVVAGVYQITDGDLTTGGLVACTMLTSRALAPVGQVAALLTRYHQAVTALGSFNRMMALPVERESGKDYLHRPDFKGEIEFKHVRFSYPQQPVKALDGITFKIKAGERVGFIGRIGSGKSTLEKLMLGLYQAQEGSILIDGTDIRQIDPSDLRRQIGYVPQDIALMFGSVKDNIVLGSRYADDAAVLKAAAIAGVDQFVSKHPAGFDLQVGERGASLSGGQRQSIALARALLLSPSIFIMDEPTNAMDNSSEEAFKQRFAAQLGEQTLILVTHRMSLLSLVDRLIVMDGGHMVADGPKDHVLEALRQGQIKVAI from the coding sequence ATGCCTGATAGCGGCCAGATAACCGGACCAGCAGATTCCACGTTTGACGATCCTTTATTGTTGGCTTTGCTGTCGGTCTGCAAGTTGTTGCATATCCCGCAAACCGCTACGGCCTTGGTGGCCGGGCTGCCCTTAGTCGATAATAAATTAACGCCGACCTTGTTTACGCGAGCCGCTGAACGCGCCGGTTTGACCAGCCGCTTGTTGCGCAGGCCCTTGCAGAAAATTTCCAATTTGGTGCTACCGGCAGTGTTGTTGCTTAAAGATGGCAACGCCTGCGTGTTGCTCGCCAAGAACGCAGAAAACTATACCGTGGTGTTGCCGGAAACCGAGAGCGGCAAAAAGACTGTTAGCTTTGCGGAGCTGCAAGCCAGTTACAGCGGTTCGGCTTTTTTTGTGCAATTACAGCATCGCTTTGACGGCAGAACCGGCGAATCGGCGGTGCCTAAGGTCAAACATTGGTTTTGGGACGTCCTGTATAAATCTTGGCCGATTTATGCGGAAGTGTTGGCGGCCTCGGTATTAATCAATCTGTTCGCTTTGGCGGCGCCGTTATTTTTCATGAATGTGTATGATCGCGTGGTGCCGAATCACGCGCTGGAAACCTTGTGGGTCCTGACGGTAGGTGTGCTGATCGTGTTTGGCTTCGAATTGGCGATGAAGCTGCTGCGAAGTTATTTTATCGATGCGGCCGGTAAGCGCGCCGATATTATCTTGTCGGCGAATATTTTTGAAAAACTGATGAATATTCGCATGGAAGCCAGGCCGCCATCGGTGGGTGCATTTGCCAACAACCTGAGCGAATTCGAATCGTTTCGCGAGTTTTTGACCTCGGCGACGCTGGTGACATTGATCGACTTGCCGTTTTTGTTTTTGTTTTTAGTGATTATTTATAGCGTCGGCGGCAGTTTGGCTTTGATTCCGTTGGCGATTTTACCGTTGGCCATGTTGATTGGTATCGCCTTGCAGGCGCCGTTAAAGAACACGATCAACGCCATGTTCAAATTCGGCGGCGAGAAAAATGCCACGTTGGTGGAAGCGCTGTCCAATCTGGAAACTATCAAAACGGCCGGTGCGGAAGGGCAATTGCAGCGCCGTTGGGAACAGAATGTCGGCGAAATTGCCCGGCTGGGGTTAAAGTCGCGGTTTTATGCCGGCTTAACCGTCAATTTGACTGCTTTCCTACAGCAATTGGCATCGGTACTGGTGGTGGTGGCCGGTGTCTACCAGATTACGGATGGCGATTTGACGACCGGCGGCTTGGTGGCTTGCACAATGTTGACCTCGCGGGCCTTGGCGCCGGTCGGGCAGGTCGCCGCACTATTGACCCGTTACCATCAAGCTGTGACCGCCTTAGGGTCGTTTAACCGCATGATGGCCTTACCGGTGGAACGCGAGAGTGGCAAGGACTATTTGCATAGGCCGGATTTCAAGGGCGAGATAGAGTTCAAGCACGTCCGTTTCAGCTATCCGCAGCAACCGGTCAAGGCCCTGGACGGCATTACGTTTAAGATCAAGGCTGGTGAGCGTGTGGGGTTTATCGGCCGCATCGGTTCCGGGAAGAGTACGTTGGAAAAATTGATGCTGGGTTTATATCAGGCGCAAGAGGGTTCGATATTGATAGACGGCACCGATATTCGCCAAATCGACCCTTCCGATTTACGCCGGCAAATCGGCTATGTGCCGCAAGATATTGCCTTAATGTTCGGTAGCGTGAAGGACAATATTGTCTTGGGTTCACGCTACGCCGATGACGCTGCGGTGTTAAAAGCGGCGGCGATTGCCGGTGTGGATCAATTCGTCAGTAAACATCCTGCGGGTTTTGATTTGCAAGTCGGCGAACGCGGTGCATCCTTGTCCGGTGGGCAGCGGCAGAGTATTGCGCTGGCTAGAGCTTTGCTGTTGTCGCCATCCATATTTATTATGGATGAGCCGACCAATGCGATGGACAACAGTAGCGAGGAGGCGTTTAAACAGCGGTTTGCCGCGCAATTGGGCGAACAGACTCTGATACTGGTTACGCATCGCATGTCGTTGCTGAGTTTGGTGGATAGATTGATCGTAATGGACGGCGGACATATGGTCGCCGACGGTCCCAAGGATCATGTTCTGGAAGCCTTGCGCCAAGGACAGATCAAGGTGGCTATTTAA
- the kdsA gene encoding 3-deoxy-8-phosphooctulonate synthase encodes MQLCNFEVGLDKPFFLIAGTCVIESEQMTMDTAGKLKEIADELAIPFIYKSSFDKANRSSLGSFRGPGLEKGLQILEKVKQQLHVPVLTDVHEDTPLEEVAAVVDVLQTPAFLCRQTNFIQSVAALGKPVNIKKGQFLAPWDMANVAAKAKATGNQQIMVCERGVSFGYNNLVSDMRSLAVMRDTGCPVVFDATHSVQLPGGQGNVSGGQREHVPVLARAAVAVGIAGLFMESHPKPEEALSDGPNSWPLHRMKELLEMLVTIDRAVKSTSLIETTL; translated from the coding sequence ATGCAATTATGTAATTTCGAAGTCGGCCTGGATAAGCCGTTTTTCCTGATCGCCGGTACTTGTGTGATCGAAAGCGAACAAATGACGATGGATACGGCCGGCAAATTGAAAGAAATAGCCGACGAGTTGGCTATCCCGTTTATTTATAAATCCTCTTTCGACAAGGCCAATCGTTCGTCATTGGGCAGTTTTCGCGGTCCGGGTCTGGAAAAAGGTTTGCAGATTCTGGAAAAGGTTAAGCAACAATTGCATGTGCCGGTTTTGACCGATGTGCATGAAGATACGCCGCTAGAAGAAGTTGCGGCGGTGGTGGATGTATTGCAAACCCCGGCATTCCTGTGCCGCCAGACCAATTTCATTCAAAGCGTCGCGGCTTTGGGCAAGCCGGTCAATATCAAAAAAGGCCAGTTTTTAGCGCCTTGGGATATGGCCAACGTCGCCGCCAAAGCCAAAGCCACCGGCAATCAGCAAATCATGGTTTGCGAGCGCGGCGTGTCGTTTGGCTATAATAATTTGGTTTCGGACATGCGTTCGCTGGCCGTAATGCGCGACACCGGCTGTCCGGTAGTATTCGACGCCACCCATTCCGTGCAGTTACCTGGCGGGCAAGGCAATGTGTCCGGCGGTCAGCGCGAGCATGTGCCCGTATTGGCGCGCGCCGCAGTCGCCGTGGGTATCGCCGGACTGTTCATGGAATCGCATCCCAAACCTGAAGAAGCGTTGAGCGACGGCCCGAACTCCTGGCCCTTGCACCGCATGAAAGAATTATTGGAAATGTTAGTAACGATAGACCGGGCTGTTAAATCCACCAGCCTGATTGAAACCACACTATAG
- a CDS encoding septum formation initiator family protein, with protein MKTLIAIIILLIVHFQYRLWLGDASVSQISDYRERLETLTKEAQEKKERNDSLYAEVLDLRRGLETIEERARYELGMIKENETFFQVLE; from the coding sequence ATTAAAACCCTGATCGCCATCATCATCCTATTAATCGTTCACTTCCAGTATCGGTTGTGGCTAGGTGATGCCAGCGTCTCGCAAATTAGCGATTATCGGGAACGCCTGGAAACTTTGACCAAGGAAGCCCAGGAAAAAAAGGAACGCAACGATTCCTTGTATGCCGAGGTGCTGGATTTGCGCCGTGGCTTGGAAACCATCGAAGAACGCGCCCGCTACGAGTTGGGCATGATCAAGGAAAACGAAACCTTCTTTCAAGTGCTTGAGTAG